In Malus sylvestris chromosome 16, drMalSylv7.2, whole genome shotgun sequence, the following are encoded in one genomic region:
- the LOC126608535 gene encoding vignain-like produces the protein MNLGKFILVALALALVLGLAKCFEYQEKDLASEDSLWDLYERWRSHHKISHDLGEKQKRFNVFKENVKHVHKVNQMSKPYKLKLNKFADMTNHEFASSYAGSKVNHYRSLQGSRRATALTHGMTDDLPASVDWRKSGAVTGIKDQGKCGSCWAFSTVVGVEGINQIKTKQLVSLSEQELVDCNRDPNEGCDGGLMEKAFEYIKKNGGITTEQNYPYRASDGPCDSSKITNAPLVQIDGYENVPENDENALMKAVANQPVSVALDAGGKDFQFYAEGVMNGECGTELNHGVAVVGYGATQEGTKYWIVKNSWGVGWGEKGYLRIQRGVDKGGMCGIAMDASYPMKSSPNNTQSSSFKEEL, from the exons ATGAACTTGGGGAAGTTTATTTTGGTTGCCCTAGCTCTAGCTCTGGTTCTTGGCCTGGCTAAGTGCTTTGAATACCAAGAGAAGGACTTGGCTTCTGAAGACAGTCTATGGGATTTGTACGAGAGGTGGAGGAGCCACCACAAAATCTCCCACGACCTCGGCGAGAAGCAAAAACGCTTCAATGTTTTTAAGGAGAACGTGAAGCATGTTCACAAGGTGAACCAGATGAGCAAACCCTACAAGCTCAAGCTGAACAAGTTTGCAGACATGACCAACCATGAGTTTGCAAGCTCCTATGCTGGCTCGAAGGTTAACCACTACAGATCACTGCAGGGCAGCAGAAGGGCTACAGCCCTCACACATGGGATGACCGACGATCTTCCGGCAAGTGTTGATTGGAGGAAGAGTGGAGCTGTCACTGGAATTAAAGACCAAGGCAAATGTG GTAGCTGCTGGGCATTTTCAACTGTAGTTGGAGTGGAGGGCATCAATCAGATCAAAACAAAGCAGCTAGTATCTCTGTCTGAGCAAGAGCTGGTTGATTGCAACAGAGACCCGAACGAAGGGTGCGACGGTGGACTGATGGAAAAAGCATTTGAGTACATCAAGAAAAATGGTGGAATAACAACCGAGCAAAACTACCCTTACAGAGCCAGTGATGGTCCTTGTGACTCATCCAAG ATAACGAATGCTCCTCTGGTGCAAATCGATGGTTATGAAAACGTACCTGAAAACGATGAGAATGCTTTGATGAAAGCTGTTGCAAACCAACCTGTATCAGTTGCACTAGACGCTGGTGGTAAAGACTTCCAATTCTACGCGGAG GGTGTGATGAATGGGGAGTGTGGAACAGAGCTGAATCATGGAGTGGCAGTTGTGGGATATGGAGCAACTCAAGAAGGAACCAAGTACTGGATTGTGAAGAATTCATGGGGAGTTGGATGGGGAGAGAAAGGTTACTTGAGGATTCAACGAGGGGTTGATAAAGGAGGGATGTGTGGAATTGCTATGGATGCCTCTTACCCTATGAAATCGTCACCAAACAACACCCAAAGCAGCTCCTTCAAGGAAGAACTTTGA
- the LOC126607866 gene encoding uncharacterized protein LOC126607866 produces the protein MEFEHKAYWAIKELNFSYHSAGEQRKLQLNELEEIRQAAYESSRIYKERTKAFHDSQILRKEFQPGQKVLLFSSRLKLFPGKLKSRWTGLYLVTKIYSHGAVEITNEAQGNAFKVNGHRLKPYVESPFDTAYESLTLKEPVI, from the coding sequence ATGGAGTTTGAGCATAAGGCTTATTGGGCAATTAAAGAGTTAAATTTTTCATATCACTCAGCTGGGGAACAACGTAAATTGCAGCTCAATGAGCTGGAGGAAATTCGTCAGGCTGCTTATGAAAGTTCTCGCATCTACAAGGAAAGAACTAAGGCGTTTCATGATAGTCAAATTTTACGAAAAGAATTTCAACCAGGGCAAAAGGTTCTGCTATTCAGTTCACGGCTAAAGCTGTTTCCAGGGAAATTGAAATCTCGCTGGACTGGGCTATATTTGGTTACTAAAATCTATTCTCATGGGGCAGTTGAAATAACTAATGAGGCTCAAGGCAACgcattcaaggtgaatggtcaCAGGCTGAAACCATACGTGGAGTCACCGTTTGATACTGCATACGAGTCTTTGACTCTGAAGGAACCAGTGATCTAG
- the LOC126607867 gene encoding putative multidrug resistance protein, whose translation MGKKGGIFRYADGVDKLLMVFGTLGSIGDGLMTPLTMFVLSRVINEYGGATLSVSNEVVDKYGLRLLILAIGVGISAFMEGVCWTRTAERQASRMRIEYLKSVLRQEVAFFDSQANSSITFQVISTISSDAHLIQDTIAEKIPNCLAHLSSFIFCFPVAFVLSWRLALAALPCSIMFMIPGIGIGNVMKKLGGKIAGAYGVAGGIAEQAISSIRTVYSYVGENQTLKKFGIALEKCTELGIKQGFTKGLLIGSMGMIYAAWAFQAWVGSKLVTERGEKGGLVFISGICVILGGVAIMNALPILATITTATAAATRISEMIDRIPAIDSEDERGKVLTFVKGDIEFRRVDFCYPSRPDTLVLQGLNLKVQAGKMIGLVGGSGSGKSTIIALLERFYDPVKGEILLDGYKLKKFQLQWLRSQMGLVNQEPILFATSIKENILFGKEGASMENVISAAKAANAHDFISKLPQGYDTQVGQFGVQLSGGQKQRISIARAIIRDPKILLLDEATSALDAQSEKVVQEALDQASQGRTTIVIAHRLTTIRKADLIVVLQSGRVVEKGSHEDLVQKNNGEGGAYSKMLQLQQQAMQNGVPDISYYPDDIIDQKTKHPRNPQAPKSGRSSWKNSPAPRSGETNWHTPRSVTPSWQNSPAYPVTPIFSISIENSFQAHYDDFDDENISHRSSSLWRLLQMNAPEWKQTILGCIGAAGFGAIQPVHAYCLGTVISVYFQTDKSKILSDTRFYCYIFLSLAVLSFIANLLQHYNFAVMGERLSKRVRIQMLEKILTFEIGWFDKDDNTSAAICARLTTEASMVRSLTADRISLLVQVFFSASIAFVIGLMITWRIAIVMIAIQPLLIGSFYSRSVLMKSMSIKAQKAQAEGSQLASEATFNHRTITAFSSQDRILKLFGDAMRGPRKENIKQSWISGLGLFSSQFLTTAAIALTYWYGGRLMNQKLVPAKHLFQVFFILMSTGKNIADAGSMTTDLARGGKAIKSIFSILDRESEISPEESEGIKKIFKGHIELKNVVFAYPVRPDQMIFKGLNLKIEAGNTIALVGQSGSGKSTVIGLIERFYDPLNGSVLIDGCEIKLYNLRKLRSQIALVSQEPTLFGGTIHENIVYGKENTTVSEVRKAAKLANAHEFISSMEEGYETYCGERGVQLSGGQKQRIALARAILKNPTILLLDEATSALDSVSENLVQAALEKMMVGRTCVVVAHRLSTIQKADSIAVIVNGKVAEKGSHSELLAIGGAYHSLIKLQSSHPPHQHNI comes from the exons ATGGGGAAGAAAGGTGGAATCTTTAGGTATGCAGATGGTGTTGATAAGTTGCTGATGGTGTTCGGGACTCTGGGTAGCATCGGAGATGGGTTGATGACACCGCTGACTATGTTCGTTCTCAGCCGTGTGATCAATGAGTATGGAGGTGCTACTCTTTCTGTCTCCAATGAAGTTGTGGACAAG taCGGACTCAGACTGCTAATTCTTGCAATTGGGGTTGGAATATCTGCTTTCATGG AAGGAGTTTGTTGGACTAGAACTGCTGAGAGGCAGGCATCTCGGATGAGAATTGAGTACTTGAAATCAGTACTCAGGCAAGAAGTTGCCTTCTTTGACAGTCAGGCTAATTCTTCCATTACCTTCCAAGTCATTTCTACTATCTCTTCCGATGCTCATTTAATCCAAGACACAATTGCGGAAAAG ATACCGAATTGCTTGGCACATCTCTCGTCATTTATCTTCTGCTTTCCTgttgcctttgtgctttcttggCGACTGGCACTGGCTGCTCTTCCATGCTCGATCATGTTTATGATCCcaggaattggaattgggaatGTAATGAAGAAATTGGGAGGTAAGATAGCTGGTGCCTATGGGGTTGCTGGAGGGATTGCGGAACAAGCAATCTCATCAATCCGTACAGTTTATTCGTACGTTGGGGAGAATCAAACACTAAAAAAGTTCGGCATTGCTCTCGAAAAATGCACTGAGCTAGGCATAAAGCAAGGCTTCACAAAGGGATTGCTGATAGGCAGCATGGGAATGATTTATGCTGCTTGGGCTTTTCAGGCTTGGGTTGGTAGCAAACTTGTTACCGAGAGAGGAGAAAAAGGAGGCCTTGTTTTCATTTCTGGAATCTGCGTAATTCTCGGAGGAGT GGCCATAATGAATGCGCTTCCAATTCTCGCTACCATCACCACAGCTACTGCTGCTGCTACTCGAATATCTGAAATGATTGATCGAATTCCCGCTATTGATTCTGAAGATGAAAGGGGAAAAGTTTTAACATTTGTGAAAGGAGACATCGAATTTAGAAGGGTTGATTTCTGCTATCCTTCAAGACCTGATACCCTGGTTCTTCAAGGACTAAATCTCAAAGTCCAAGCTGGTAAGATGATAGGTCTTGTTGGAGGCAGCGGTTCGGGCAAGTCAACAATCATTGCTTTGCTCGAAAGATTTTATGATCCAGTAAAAGGAGAGATTCTCCTCGACGGATACAAGTTAAAGAAGTTTCAGCTACAGTGGTTGAGATCACAGATGGGACTGGTCAATCAAGAGCCTATTCTCTTTGCAACATCGATAAAAGAGAATATTTTGTTCGGAAAGGAAGGAGCTTCAATGGAAAATGTAATAAGTGCAGCTAAGGCTGCAAATGCACATGACTTCATTTCTAAGCTACCTCAAGGATATGATACTCAA GTTGGGCAATTCGGAGTTCAATTGTCTGGAGGACAAAAGCAGAGGATTTCAATAGCGAGAGCAATCATCAGAGACCCGAAAATTCTTTTGCTTGATGAAGCCACAAGTGCTTTGGATGCTCAATCCGAAAAAGTTGTACAAGAAGCCTTGGACCAAGCTTCACAAGGAAGAACAACAATCGTCATAGCTCACCGCCTCACCACAATTCGCAAGGCTGATCTGATAGTGGTTCTTCAATCGGGTAGAGTGGTGGAAAAGGGATCTCATGAGGACTTAGTCCAGAAGAACAATGGAGAAGGTGGAGCTTACAGTAAGATGCTGCAATTACAGCAACAGGCAATGCAGAACGGTGTCCCTGACATATCCTATTATCCAGACGATATCATAGACCAAAAAACCAAACATCCGCGAAATCCGCAGGCACCAAAAAGTGGGAGATCAAGCTGGAAAAATAGCCCTGCGCCAAGGAGTGGGGAAACAAACTGGCACACACCAAGGAGTGTGACACCAAGCTGGCAAAACAGCCCGGCTTATCCAGTCACCCCAATATTTTCCATCAGCATCGAGAACTCTTTCCAAGCACACTACGATGACTTTGACGATGAAAACATCTCTCATCGTTCCTCCTCCCTCTGGCGTTTATTGCAAATGAATGCACCTGAATGGAAGCAAACAATACTAGGGTGTATAGGAGCTGCTGGCTTCGGAGCTATCCAGCCAGTTCATGCCTATTGCTTAGGAACAGTCATATCGGTTTACTTCCAAACAGACAAATCCAAGATACTATCAGACACCAGATTCTACTGCTACATCTTCTTAAGCCTAGCAGTTCTCAGCTTCATTGCTAATCTCCTCCAACATTACAACTTTGCAGTTATGGGAGAGCGATTATCCAAAAGGGTTCGGATACAAATGCTCGAAAAAATTCTCACCTTTGAGATAGGGTGGTTTGATAAAGATGATAACACAAGTGCTGCCATCTGTGCACGGCTAACCACTGAAGCAAGCATGGTTAGATCCCTAACCGCAGATCGTATATCATTGTTGGTTCAGGTTTTTTTCAGTGCCTCAATAGCTTTTGTGATCGGACTCATGATCACATGGAGGATAGCCATTGTAATGATTGCGATACAGCCCTTGCTCATAGGAAGCTTTTATTCGAGGAGTGTTCTAATGAAGAGTATGTCTATAAAAGCACAGAAAGCGCAAGCCGAGGGCAGTCAACTAGCTAGTGAAGCTACTTTCAACCATAGGACTATCACTGCATTTTCTTCTCAGGATAGAATACTAAAGCTATTTGGAGATGCAATGCGAGGGCCGCGGAAGGAGAACATCAAACAGTCATGGATTTCAGGTTTGGGTCTGTTCAGCTCCCAATTTTTGACAACAGCTGCAATAGCCTTGACTTATTGGTATGGAGGAAGGCTAATGAATCAGAAGCTAGTGCCGGCGAAACACCTatttcaagtctttttcatcTTAATGAGCACCGGTAAGAACATTGCAGACGCGGGAAGCATGACTACTGATCTAGCCAGAGGGGGAAAAGCCATCAAGTCGATATTTTCAATCCTAGACAGAGAGAGTGAAATTTCTCCTGAAGAGTCTGAAGGGATAAAAAAGATTTTCAAGGGTCACATAGAACTAAAAAATGTAGTATTCGCTTACCCGGTGAGGCCAGACCAGATGATCTTCAAGGGGCTGAATCTGAAAATTGAAGCTGGAAACACAATAGCACTAGTGGGACAGAGTGGTTCTGGAAAATCCACTGTCATTGGCTTGATCGAAAGGTTTTATGACCCGCTAAATGGATCAGTATTGATAGATGGATGCGAGATCAAGCTCTATAATTTGAGAAAATTGAGGTCACAAATTGCTTTGGTAAGCCAAGAGCCTACTCTTTTCGGAGGAACCATCCACGAAAACATTGTGTATGGTAAAGAAAATACAACAGTTTCTGAAGTAAGGAAGGCTGCAAAACTTGCCAATGCTCATGAATTTATAAG TTCTATGGAAGAGGGGTACGAGACTTACTGTGGCGAAAGAGGAGTGCAACTATCCGGAGGCCAGAAGCAGAGAATAGCACTTGCTCGAGCAATCCTAAAGAACCCAACAATCCTTCTGTTGGATGAAGCAACCAGCGCTCTTGACAGTGTGTCGGAAAATTTAGTCCAAGCAGCATTGGAGAAGATGATGGTCGGTAGAACATGCGTAGTTGTAGCTCACAGGTTGTCCACAATTCAGAAAGCAGACTCCATAGCTGTGATAGTGAATGGGAAGGTTGCAGAAAAAGGATCACACTCTGAGCTGCTTGCCATTGGAGGTGCATACCATTCTCTGATAAAACTACAAAGCAGTCACCCTCCACACCAACATAACATATGA